In Papaver somniferum cultivar HN1 chromosome 1, ASM357369v1, whole genome shotgun sequence, a genomic segment contains:
- the LOC113297205 gene encoding putative UDP-rhamnose:rhamnosyltransferase 1 yields the protein MATKNQDEDHQLHIVMVPWLAFGHLIPFLELSKSLAKMGHRISFISTPRNIQRLVKNQSSSPFINFVSIPLAKDENLRDQAEATIDLPLDEVPYLKKAYDSLEGPVSIFLETSRPDWIIYDFAPHWLPPIASRLDIPCCFFSIFNASVNCFFGPPSRHTESDKDDSVSRNRKMLEDFTATPSWIPFPTNLAFRMHEIRKVFGSIQINVSGVSDGRRFACTIQGCEVVAIRSCMEFESEHLGLLEKLFEKPIIPVGLLPPSPDVNDEDDKHEEWMKMREWLDKQEKKSVVYIALGTEAALTKEETSELALGLELSNIPFFWVLGKPTGSTDDPSSMLPEGFEERTKGKGFLCFSWAPQMRILGHPSLGGFLTHCGWSSVIEALGFGCPLILLPVINDQALNARTLVWKKVGLEIERDEEDGSFTREAVAKSLRTVTVDEVGETYRAKVKEMRQVFGNNLLHDGYVERFSQYLKEHRRSNADKLVKN from the coding sequence ATGGCAACCAAAAATCAAGATGAAGATCATCAgcttcatattgttatggttcctTGGTTAGCTTTTGGTCATTTAATACCATTTCTTGAGCTCTCGAAGTCCTTGGCTAAGATGGGTCATCGTATCTCTTTTATCTCTACTCCTCGAAATATCCAAAGACTTGTTAAAAATCAATCGTCTTCTCCCTTCATCAACTTCGTTTCCATTCCATTAGCTAAAGATGAAAACTTACGCGACCAAGCAGAGGCCACAATCGACCTTCCTCTAGACGAAGTTCCATATTTGAAGAAAGCTTACGACAGTCTGGAAGGTCCAGTGTCCATCTTCCTTGAAACTTCAAGACCGGATTGGATTATTTACGACTTTGCTCCTCACTGGTTGCCGCCCATCGCATCAAGGCTAGACATTCCTTGTTGCTTCTTTAGCATATTCAATGCATCCGTTAACTGTTTCTTCGGGCCTCCATCGCGTCATACAGAGAGTGATAAAGATGATTCTGTCAGTAGGAACAGGAAAATGCTGGAGGATTTCACTGCTACTCCCAGTTGGATCCCGTTTCCAACTAATTTGGCTTTTCGAATGCATGAAATACGTAAAGTTTTCGGCAGTATTCAAATAAACGTTTCAGGAGTCTCGGACGGACGTCGCTTTGCATGTACCATACAAGGCTGTGAAGTCGTGGCTATTCGGAGTTGCATGGAATTTGAATCCGAGCATTTGGGTCTTCTTGAAAAGCTTTTCGAAAAACCAATCATCCCAGTAGGCTTACTCCCTCCATCACCAGATGTGAATGACGAAGATGACAAACATGAAGAGTGGATGAAGATGAGGGAGTGGCTCGACAAACAAGAGAAAAAATCAGTGGTTTATATAGCTCTGGGAACTGAAGCAGCATTGACTAAAGAAGAAACGTCAGAGTTAGCTCTTGGTTTAGAGTTATCTAATATACCATTCTTTTGGGTACTAGGAAAACCAACGGGATCAACTGACGACCCTTCAAGTATGTTGCCAGAAGGGTTTGAAGAGAGAACAAAAGGAAAAGGATTCCTGTGCTTCAGCTGGGCACCTCAAATGAGGATACTGGGACACCCATCATTGGGAGGTTTCTTGACTCATTGTGGATGGAGTTCAGTTATTGAAGCACTTGGATTTGGATGCCCTTTAATTCTATTGCCAGTAATAAATGATCAAGCACTGAATGCAAGAACTTTGGTTTGGAAAAAGGTAGGATTAGAGATTGAACGGGATGAAGAAGATGGGTCTTTCACAAGGGAGGCAGTTGCGAAGTCGTTAAGGACAGTAACGGTGGATGAAGTAGGGGAAACGTATAGAGCCAAGGTTAAGGAAATGAGACAAGTTTTTGGCAATAATTTATTGCATGATGGGTACGTGGAGAGATTTTCTCAGTATCTCAAAGAGCACAGACGGTCAAACGCCGACAAATTAGTTAAGAATTAG